The genomic interval GGCTGGTCGAGAATGTGCCCAATAAAACTTTTGCGCGAGGGACCCACCAGAACCGGACAACCAAGGGAACGAAATTCTTGCAGGCGACGGAGAATTTCAAGGTTTTGGGGGTAGGTTTTGGCAAACCCAATTCCGGGATCAATTGCAATGCGGAAACGATCAATTCCACAGGCGATCGCGGCTTCAATGCGCTGCTTCAAGAACGCCAGAATTTCTCCAACTAAGTCCTGATAGTCCGTCAATTGCTGCATCGTGCGTGGGTTTCCCCGGATATGCATGAGTACGATCGGAACCCCCAATCTGGCAGCTGTTGGCAGCATATCTGGGTCAAAGGTTGCTGCCGAAATATCGTTAATCAGATCTGCTCCAGCAGCGATCGCCGCCTGTGCTACCGAAGCCCGTGTGGTATCGATGGAAATGGGCAGATTCGTTTCCTGCCGTACAGCTTTGATAACAGGAATCACCCGACTTAATTCTTCTTCCGTAGAGATTTCAATGGCTTGGGGTCGGGTAGACTGCCCCCCAATGTCCAGAATGTCTGCCCCCGAACTTATCAGATGCCGCCCCTGCGCCACAGCGGTCTGTAGAGTATGAAACTGCCCCCCATCACTGAAGCTATCCGGCGTGACATTCAAAATCCCCATTAAGTAGGTTCGCTGTCCCCAAACAAAAGACGTACTTCTTAAATTCCAGGCTGGCAGCAGGGGAATTGCAGTAGACATAGGTTGATTTTGAGGTGACTGGGAGTTAGGACTACAGACAATAGACTTTGGATCTTAAACCGTTTAGCCCCCACACCAGAGGTTAGATGTTGATGGCTTATCGGCCAAAATCGGTAGTCTAAAGTACAAGTGGGAAATTTATGAAGATTCTAAATAGAAATTCTTTATTCTCCAGGATGGTCTGACTAAAACTCCATCATTACAGGAAAATGAGAGAGAGGTCGGTTGAAAGTAGTCATCGCCAGGTTGAACAAAGCGATCGAGGCATGAAGTCTTCCCATGCCTCGCGCCATCCAGGATAGACAGTTTTGACTTTT from Kovacikia minuta CCNUW1 carries:
- the folP gene encoding dihydropteroate synthase, whose product is MSTAIPLLPAWNLRSTSFVWGQRTYLMGILNVTPDSFSDGGQFHTLQTAVAQGRHLISSGADILDIGGQSTRPQAIEISTEEELSRVIPVIKAVRQETNLPISIDTTRASVAQAAIAAGADLINDISAATFDPDMLPTAARLGVPIVLMHIRGNPRTMQQLTDYQDLVGEILAFLKQRIEAAIACGIDRFRIAIDPGIGFAKTYPQNLEILRRLQEFRSLGCPVLVGPSRKSFIGHILDQPDPKQRIWGTAAACCAAIAGSADILRVHDSAEMYDVCRVADAIWR